A genomic stretch from Mesomycoplasma neurolyticum includes:
- the ruvX gene encoding Holliday junction resolvase RuvX, with amino-acid sequence MKRKLAIDLGTKRCGFAISDAFSMMAFPLENFSFNENNYDAVILKIQKILAEYSIDTFILGYPTKISGEKIAMTLNVEKFKQKLEENFDIPVVYVNENETTKKATEILINANLSRKKRKNLKDKLAAQLILEKYINRGK; translated from the coding sequence ATGAAAAGAAAATTAGCTATAGATTTAGGGACAAAAAGATGTGGTTTTGCAATCAGCGATGCTTTTAGTATGATGGCTTTTCCTTTAGAAAATTTTTCATTTAATGAAAATAATTATGATGCAGTTATTTTGAAAATCCAAAAAATTTTAGCTGAATATTCAATTGATACATTTATTTTAGGTTATCCAACAAAAATATCAGGTGAAAAAATTGCAATGACATTAAATGTTGAAAAATTTAAACAAAAATTAGAAGAAAATTTTGATATACCAGTTGTTTATGTTAATGAAAATGAAACAACAAAAAAAGCAACAGAAATTTTAATTAATGCTAATCTTTCAAGAAAAAAAAGAAAAAATTTAAAAGATAAATTAGCTGCACAACTTATCTTGGAAAAATACATAAATAGAGGCAAATAA
- a CDS encoding BC85_0335 family putative methyltransferase, translating into MNATLRWILIASIFVVLFFGFAAYFFLRSKAKQKQQEYKKQMKKFENPNPIKIDPIFLDLINNSNWLQEDFEFVLNTILHNKYKKNFFLEKNLYAFLVTNFQLANLENYYCDKEFVSQKQFDEFNKIIDKTKQKIKVEQKIEFEKIPENTFDFIYLDFFPKDENAIDFFYKQLTHRGMLVFKEKFNKKMSLELGKKISNKMIKHQFYKNGNYYLLVIAKI; encoded by the coding sequence ATGAACGCAACACTAAGATGAATTTTAATAGCATCAATTTTTGTAGTTTTGTTTTTTGGTTTTGCAGCATACTTTTTTTTAAGATCTAAAGCCAAACAAAAACAACAAGAATATAAAAAACAAATGAAGAAATTTGAAAATCCCAATCCTATAAAAATTGATCCAATTTTTTTAGACTTGATTAATAATAGCAACTGGTTGCAGGAAGATTTTGAATTTGTTTTAAACACTATTTTGCACAATAAATATAAAAAAAATTTCTTTTTGGAAAAGAATTTATATGCTTTTTTAGTAACTAATTTTCAATTAGCAAACCTTGAGAATTATTATTGTGATAAAGAATTTGTTAGTCAAAAACAGTTTGATGAATTTAATAAAATAATTGATAAAACTAAACAAAAAATTAAAGTAGAACAAAAAATAGAATTTGAAAAAATTCCAGAAAATACTTTTGATTTTATTTATTTAGATTTTTTCCCAAAAGATGAAAATGCAATTGATTTTTTCTATAAACAATTAACACATCGCGGAATGTTAGTTTTTAAAGAAAAATTTAATAAAAAAATGTCTTTAGAACTAGGTAAAAAAATTAGCAACAAAATGATAAAGCATCAATTTTACAAAAATGGTAATTATTATCTTTTAGTAATTGCTAAAATTTAG
- the mnmA gene encoding tRNA 2-thiouridine(34) synthase MnmA: protein MAKIVIGLSGGVDSSVAAYLLKQQNHEVIAVFMRNWDSIVNNDILGNKMLQNQCPQEKDWQDAQVVAKKLNIPIFRKDFISEYWDNVFENFISEYKKGRTPNPDILCNKYIKFDKFLNFALEEYGADYIAMGHYAKVKNGKLYVAADSSKDQSYFLAQLNNYQLSKTIFPLENLKKEEVRKIAAKLDLITANKKDSTGICFIGERNFSDFLQNYIPAQPGNIIDINTKKIIGQHIGAMYYTLGQRKGLNLGGMSEPYFVVGHNIEQKEIYVAPSSQKEWLISDKLLATDFNLIENEFDYYNLKAKFRYRQESVPVTLTILKNNNIVVEYPEGFEAVTPGQHIVLYDGDKCIGGATIDKIYRKNKEIDYV from the coding sequence ATGGCTAAAATTGTAATAGGACTTTCAGGTGGTGTTGATTCATCAGTTGCAGCATATTTATTAAAACAGCAAAATCATGAAGTGATTGCTGTTTTTATGCGTAATTGAGATTCGATTGTGAATAATGATATTTTAGGCAATAAAATGTTACAAAATCAGTGTCCTCAAGAAAAAGATTGACAAGATGCCCAAGTTGTTGCAAAAAAATTAAATATACCTATTTTTAGAAAAGATTTTATTAGTGAATATTGAGACAATGTTTTTGAAAATTTTATTTCAGAATATAAAAAAGGAAGAACACCAAACCCTGATATTTTGTGTAATAAATATATAAAATTTGATAAATTTTTAAATTTTGCCCTTGAAGAATATGGTGCTGACTATATAGCTATGGGTCATTATGCTAAAGTTAAAAACGGTAAGTTATATGTTGCAGCTGATAGTTCAAAAGATCAAAGTTATTTTTTAGCTCAATTAAATAATTATCAATTATCAAAAACTATTTTCCCTTTAGAAAATTTAAAAAAAGAAGAAGTTAGAAAAATAGCAGCTAAGCTAGATTTAATAACTGCCAACAAAAAAGACTCTACAGGTATTTGCTTTATTGGTGAAAGAAATTTTAGTGATTTTTTACAAAATTATATTCCAGCACAACCTGGAAATATAATTGATATTAATACAAAAAAAATAATAGGTCAACATATAGGCGCGATGTATTATACTTTGGGGCAAAGAAAAGGTTTAAATCTTGGTGGGATGTCGGAACCGTATTTTGTAGTAGGTCATAATATTGAGCAAAAGGAAATTTATGTAGCTCCTTCTTCCCAAAAAGAATGATTAATTTCAGATAAATTATTAGCTACTGATTTTAATTTAATAGAAAATGAATTTGACTACTATAATTTAAAAGCTAAATTTAGATACAGGCAAGAAAGTGTACCTGTGACACTAACTATTTTAAAAAATAATAATATTGTTGTTGAATATCCAGAAGGCTTTGAAGCTGTAACGCCTGGCCAACACATTGTTCTTTATGATGGTGATAAATGTATCGGTGGTGCAACAATAGACAAAATATATAGAAAAAATAAGGAAATTGATTATGTTTAA
- the alaS gene encoding alanine--tRNA ligase, with product MFKNKKLSSKEIRQIWLDYFKSKDHLIVESKSLIPVDDPSLLWINSGVATLKDYFSGKKQPPSLRLTNSQKAIRTNDIENVGVTTRHHTMFEMLGNFSIGDYFKKEAIEYAYDFLINVLGFDLNKLYFTYFEEDDYTKQQWLNLNIDPSHIIKGTRKTNFWDLGSGPCGPCTEIFYDRGEKFDKRGIELLQNDIENDRFIEVWNIVFSQFNNDGENNYTELRQKNIDTGAGFERLVSIIQDVPTNFDTDLFLPIIREIEKMSEFEYVIDNYFKKEPFQTKINTYFKIIADHIRAVVNAINDGVTPSNVSRGYIIRRLIRRSYRAGLKLNIKSKTFLYKLTDIVKQTLPYDINVEKVSEIIKQEEKLFSQTIEQGQILLEQKISKDNFDLSIVFKLFETYGFPLELTQEILAEKDIHFDLKELDEYKKKHSEISKSSNKMAMKTVINSLATIQGKISEFIGYETYEIEAKILFLANKDHEIEMSNKDEISYLILDQTVLYATAGGQKHDQGSMWQDGNEICVFEIFKDKFANNVHVVKGKIDKNKPIKVFVDKKNRVNLERNHSSTHLLFKSLREQYGLYIKQLGSDNNEERLTFDFPSDRKPTKEEIKEIEERVQSYIKQEVDRKYLNTTTKEAEKMNAIMTLEEAEYMDQNNVRLVQFKDITVDLCGGTHIKNTKLIENFKIISVENKGTGVFRIRAITSNAKINEYLNSVILTELTNLQQIINKNLKIDSEYKLSLKKDEDKEKYLKNIIILIEKAREDYKLLLKKSSQNLVNIIPKFEIFNDINYFINFNLQLNQFKNIAVDLREKYHNSIFILGAHNKDKVLITVASKQHNANDILRKILTQFKGNGGGSTILAQGAIAYEENLETKVKEFLKK from the coding sequence ATGTTTAAAAATAAAAAATTATCTTCTAAAGAAATCAGACAAATATGATTAGATTATTTTAAATCTAAAGATCATTTAATAGTAGAAAGTAAGTCTTTAATACCTGTTGATGATCCATCGCTTTTATGAATTAACTCAGGAGTGGCAACTTTAAAAGATTATTTTTCTGGTAAAAAACAACCGCCAAGTTTAAGGTTGACAAATTCCCAAAAAGCTATAAGAACCAATGATATTGAAAATGTAGGTGTTACAACTAGGCACCACACAATGTTTGAAATGCTTGGTAATTTTTCAATTGGGGATTATTTTAAAAAAGAAGCAATTGAATATGCTTATGATTTTTTAATTAATGTTTTAGGTTTTGATTTAAATAAATTATATTTTACTTATTTTGAAGAAGATGATTACACAAAGCAACAATGACTAAATTTAAATATCGATCCTTCACATATTATTAAAGGAACAAGAAAAACTAATTTTTGAGATTTAGGTTCAGGTCCATGTGGCCCATGTACTGAAATTTTTTATGACCGTGGTGAAAAATTTGATAAAAGAGGTATAGAGTTGTTACAAAACGACATTGAAAATGATCGTTTTATTGAAGTTTGAAATATTGTATTTTCACAATTTAATAATGATGGTGAAAATAACTACACAGAACTTAGACAAAAAAATATTGATACTGGAGCTGGTTTTGAGAGATTAGTTTCGATAATTCAAGATGTGCCAACTAATTTTGATACAGATTTATTTTTACCAATTATCAGAGAAATTGAAAAAATGTCTGAATTTGAATATGTAATAGATAACTATTTTAAAAAAGAACCTTTTCAAACTAAAATTAATACATATTTTAAAATCATTGCTGATCATATTAGAGCTGTTGTAAATGCTATTAATGATGGTGTAACTCCTTCTAATGTTTCTAGAGGTTATATTATCAGAAGACTAATAAGGCGTTCATATCGTGCAGGTCTAAAATTAAATATAAAGTCTAAAACTTTTCTTTATAAATTAACTGATATTGTTAAACAAACTTTACCATATGATATTAATGTTGAAAAAGTTTCTGAAATAATAAAACAAGAAGAAAAATTATTTTCTCAAACAATTGAACAAGGGCAAATATTATTAGAACAAAAAATATCAAAAGATAATTTTGATTTATCAATAGTTTTTAAACTTTTTGAAACATATGGTTTTCCTTTAGAATTAACACAAGAAATTTTAGCTGAAAAAGATATTCACTTTGATTTAAAAGAATTAGATGAATATAAGAAAAAACATTCTGAAATTTCAAAAAGTAGTAACAAGATGGCAATGAAAACTGTTATTAATTCGTTAGCAACTATACAAGGCAAAATTTCAGAATTTATTGGTTATGAGACATATGAAATTGAAGCAAAAATATTATTTTTAGCTAATAAAGATCATGAAATTGAAATGTCTAATAAAGATGAAATTTCATATCTAATTCTTGATCAAACAGTTTTATATGCAACAGCCGGCGGACAAAAACATGATCAAGGCTCCATGTGGCAAGATGGAAATGAAATTTGTGTTTTTGAAATTTTTAAAGATAAATTTGCTAATAATGTCCATGTTGTAAAAGGAAAAATTGATAAAAACAAACCTATCAAAGTGTTTGTTGATAAAAAAAATAGAGTAAATTTAGAAAGAAATCACTCATCTACACACCTTCTTTTTAAATCACTAAGAGAACAATATGGTTTATATATTAAACAACTAGGTTCTGATAATAATGAAGAACGTTTAACATTTGATTTCCCATCAGATAGAAAACCTACAAAAGAAGAAATTAAAGAAATCGAAGAAAGAGTTCAAAGTTATATCAAACAAGAAGTTGATCGTAAATATTTAAATACAACAACAAAAGAAGCAGAAAAAATGAATGCAATTATGACGCTTGAAGAAGCTGAATATATGGATCAAAATAATGTTAGATTAGTTCAATTTAAAGATATTACAGTCGACCTTTGTGGTGGAACTCATATTAAAAATACAAAATTAATTGAAAATTTTAAAATCATTAGTGTTGAAAATAAAGGAACTGGTGTTTTTAGAATTAGAGCTATTACTTCTAATGCAAAAATAAATGAATATTTAAATAGTGTTATTTTAACAGAATTAACAAATCTTCAACAAATTATTAATAAAAATCTCAAAATTGATTCAGAATATAAACTTTCACTAAAAAAAGATGAAGATAAAGAAAAATATTTAAAAAATATTATAATTTTAATTGAAAAAGCAAGAGAAGATTACAAACTTTTACTAAAAAAATCATCACAAAATTTAGTAAATATTATACCTAAATTTGAAATATTTAATGACATTAATTATTTTATTAATTTTAATTTACAATTAAATCAATTTAAAAATATAGCTGTGGATTTAAGAGAAAAATATCATAATTCTATTTTTATTTTAGGTGCACATAATAAAGATAAAGTACTAATCACTGTTGCTTCCAAACAACATAATGCAAATGACATTTTGAGAAAAATATTAACCCAATTTAAAGGTAATGGTGGTGGAAGTACTATTTTAGCACAAGGTGCAATTGCATATGAAGAAAATTTAGAAACAAAAGTTAAAGAGTTTTTAAAAAAATAA
- the greA gene encoding transcription elongation factor GreA, with protein sequence MKSKNDEFLMSKERLEQLKNELDNLVKIERPKVIEEIKVARNQGDLSENAEYDAAREKQGIIEGRISELEYIIANSKVIQEVSTKNIVSIGSTVKIKILENTNLYSKDELEIKIVGSLDVDPFNHKISNLSPLANAILNHKVGDIVEVYAPTKYQVKIVKITK encoded by the coding sequence ATGAAAAGTAAAAATGATGAATTTTTAATGTCTAAAGAACGTTTAGAACAATTAAAAAATGAACTAGACAATTTAGTAAAAATAGAGCGTCCAAAAGTTATAGAAGAAATAAAAGTAGCTAGAAATCAGGGTGACTTATCAGAAAATGCTGAATATGATGCCGCAAGAGAAAAGCAAGGTATTATTGAAGGAAGAATTAGTGAACTTGAATATATAATAGCTAATTCTAAAGTTATTCAAGAGGTTTCTACTAAAAACATTGTTTCTATTGGTTCAACAGTAAAAATTAAAATTTTAGAAAATACAAATTTATACAGCAAAGATGAATTAGAAATAAAAATTGTTGGTTCGCTTGATGTGGATCCTTTTAATCATAAAATTTCCAACCTTTCACCTTTAGCTAATGCTATTTTAAACCATAAAGTAGGTGATATTGTAGAGGTTTATGCTCCTACTAAATATCAAGTAAAAATTGTAAAAATTACAAAATAA